Part of the Imperialibacter roseus genome, ACCACGGTATTCAAAGCGGCCAGGGGCAGTGTCAAGTATTTCCACCAGCTGATCAAGGTCGTCCTTGGCTTGCTTGAAGTTGCGGGGTAGCGTATTTCTGACTTTTTTACAGGCCTTGTGAAATTTGGCCAGCTCTTCACCCAAAATGCCAATTTGAGTCTCGTTAAGTCTTTTGGGAGGCTTTTGATCAATTTTTATGGGATTATAAAACACAACCCATGCATCCAGAAGGCTGTTTTGATACCGGTAGGTAAATAGCTGTCCGTGCTTGGTGAGTGACTTTGCGACAAAGTTTTCAAAAGGGTCGGGCAGGTTGTTGGCCAGGGCGTTGATGATGGTATGATCCTCTACAAAGTGCTGGTAACGCCCAAAATAGGAAAGCTTGGCAATCACCAGGCTGTCATCTTCTAGCTTTACTCGGTATACATAATTGGTAGAGACTTTTGCACTTATGTCCGCAATGGACTTGATGCATTGGCTGGGATCGTATTCGTGCCAGGCCTCTCTTATAATCGTTGTAAAATCAAAAAGTTTTTGCAATTGAATTAGGGTTATGTGTTGTTACAATGGTATTTGATTAATCTTATCAGCCTATAAAGCCATATGTATTATAATAACGTAATTGTCGCAGATAGTTGCAGTGCCACTTATTTAATCAGCGACATACCAAAAAGCACAGCCAGGAAGCCCATGATCACACTTCCAAGAAAATAAAACGCCGCCATCAGGTAATGGCCTGTGGTAATAAAGTTGATATTTTCGGCGGAAAAGGTTGAAAAGGTGGTGAATCCACCACAAAATCCCGTAGCGAGGAGAAGAAACATATCTCTGGTCATCCATTCAGTTTTCACGCCGGCGCCAATGAGTATGCCGATGATAAAGCAACCCAACACGTTGGCAGTGAAAGTGCCCAAAGGAAACTCCATTGGAAGCCATTTGGTGCCCGCAAGAGCCAAAAGGTAGCGCCCTATGCTCCCGGCGAAGCCGCCTGCGCCCACAAGTAATACCTCCTTCATGTTTTTGCCCTGCTGAATTTTTGATGCATATATTTTAGCAGCTGTGCGTAGTCGGTGTGCTCCTGCTGGCTCACGCTTATTTTCCTGCCGTCATCAAATATAAGCGTTACTTCCTTGTAAACCCCTCCTGCCGTTTTGATTGTCTCCTCCTTCCATTTTTGGAGATTCTTGCCTGTGTAGGTCAATTTTTTTCGCCTAATGGGGAAAAACACTTCAAAACGTTCTTTGGCCACTTTCACGTTTTTGAGCGACCAAATCACTTTGATAAGGATAGCCAGCATAATGCCTATAAGAATAGGAAGCAGCAAGCGACCCAGCCACTTCCACTGACCCATGTTAGGCAGTTGGTAATAAATAAGCCCGAGGAGGCCGCCGGCCACTACTTCAAAAACGGCAATACTGAAGTAAGTATTAATTTTAGGTTTGCAAACAATCATGGCGCAAAGTTACAAGGAAAACCTGTTTTTGAGCTCATCAAGGAATTGATTAGATGAATGGATGAGTTCAGGGAAAAAGATGTTAAATTCTTTTTCGAAAGAGTCGTAGTGCGCTTCAAGTGTTTTGTGGGCAAGCTCCATGTGCGAGTTGAATGAAGTGCGCCTCGACATGCCGGTAAGGGTCCATTTAATACCTTCTATGAATTGGTAGTTGTACAGCCAATTATCGGCGCTCATGTAACTCAGCATTTTTGAGGCTCTTGGTGGCAGGTCAGCTTCTCTCGATTTGGCCAACTTGTAGAAATCTTCAGTGAACGATTTCAAATCTTGTGAGTGATGCTTTTGCCAGTCCCTTGCCAGAAAGTGGTCGTAAAAAACGTCAACAATAACGGGGGCATAGTGCCCAAAATCTTCCCGCAGTTTTAACTTACTTTCTCTCACCACTTCGTGGGTATCTGTATAGGTGTCGATGTGCCGGTGGAGCATGATGCCAACCTGGATGGGGGTAGGAAACTCTGTGAGCTGGTTACCTTTCACAAAGTCACCAATAAAGTTGCCCAGTTGAATGTCCCTTTCGGGGCCGGAAAGATGTATATGGGCCAAAAAATTCATTTCATTGACAGATTTTAGTCATTCCCCTGTTAGGTTTTTGTACTTAATGAATAAAGAAAAGCATTTTTAAAACAACTACGTGCTCCTGTTCGCTGATATCCTTTTAATTTCACATAATTTGTTATTTTTACTGGTTCACAACTCGGAAGCGAGTTAGTTCGACCTAAGCAGTACTAGTCAATCCGCCATGGGCACCGTTACAAGTCAGTATATGTCCCGTTCACAGCTCCAGATTTTGGTGCAGCTGGCCAAAATAGATGGGGTCGTGTCGCAGGATGAAATTGACCTGATAAGGCAGGTAGGAAAAGCCAATGGGCTCACTGAGGAAGATATTGCCACTGCCTTCGACGAGACTCATGAAGTAGGCAACCTTGCTGACCTTACAGACGACGAGAAGTACGAGTACATGTACCGTGTAGTGCAACTCATGAAGATTGACGGTCGACTATACAAGGAGGAGATTACCTATTGCGCCAAGATGGCCTCCAAAATGGGCTACAACGAAGATGTGCTGTACCATCTCATCACCAAAATCTATTCCGACCCCCACGTATCGGCTGACAAAGATGCATTGAAGAAAAAAGTGCAGAAATATCTCATCAAAGACTAGGGACCAATCTGTATCTCTGGGGATTGAATGTTTCGTTGTGGTCAAAAAAAAGCAAAACTGGTTCAATGCGTCTCGCCCGGCCGGGTTAGGCTTGGACCTTTTGCTTTTTTATGACCACTCGGGGCATCGGGTTTAAAGAGTAATCCCCAGAATTTCCGCTTGATCAAAGACTAGTACTCCGTTTCATCTCTCTGGCGACACTCTTAAAATAGCTGATCTGCAAGGCGCTATGCTTCCCAATCGTCATCCTCCAGGGAGAATATATTGTCAACTTTCTCATTGAACACGTGGGCAATCTTGAGCGATAAGAGCGTGGAGGGGATAAATTTCCCGGTCTCAATGGAATTAATGGTTTGTCGAGAAACTCCCACTTTGTGAGCCAGATCAGCCTGGGTGAAATTGTGCCTGGCCCGCTCTACTTTTATTGAGTTTGTCATGTAGCTATTCCTTTACCCTTAAATATTGAAACCACCCAATAGCAATTATGAGCGTGATTGAAAGGTATTCAAAGGCCGAAATGGAATACCAGCTATCTGTTTCAATGGAGTAGCCCTGATAGTTTCGAACATAATTAATCAGCATTGTTATCACGGCACCTAAAGGCACTGCTGCGGCCAATGACCTGAATTTGAGATAGGCAATTCTTTCATCATAAACTTTCTCCCGTGAGAAAAAAATCATAACAAGGCCCATAGCAACAGGAAAGCTGAGTCCTGCAAAGTCCATTATTTGATACTCGGTAAGTCTGTGAAGGAAGACGATGAGTCCAAAAAGGATGGTGACCCCACCAAGGGCTTTCGTCCAATACGGATATAGACAACTTGGAACAATCGATTTTTGCATGATTTACATAATTAGTCGTTAAAAGAAGACTAAAAGTAAAGTTAACTTTACATAAAGACAAATGAATTTGATTTTTGGTTATGGCATGCAGGTGTGAATGCTGAAAG contains:
- a CDS encoding aminoglycoside phosphotransferase/kinase family protein, producing MQKLFDFTTIIREAWHEYDPSQCIKSIADISAKVSTNYVYRVKLEDDSLVIAKLSYFGRYQHFVEDHTIINALANNLPDPFENFVAKSLTKHGQLFTYRYQNSLLDAWVVFYNPIKIDQKPPKRLNETQIGILGEELAKFHKACKKVRNTLPRNFKQAKDDLDQLVEILDTAPGRFEYRGQRDTILQQCEMLYENSDKLKAQNFDTIPVFIDWNIGNFSVTKDFRFYSRWDYDWFRMSSRVMDFYFFSRVTSDIGDRTIFSYLIDPLMEDRFLIFLKAYHAVYPLSKDEVLFMKEAYRFFILNYVVKDGRYFFHELYSSRLRQEAFEIYFPSLDKTFDADKICRALNL
- the crcB gene encoding fluoride efflux transporter CrcB → MKEVLLVGAGGFAGSIGRYLLALAGTKWLPMEFPLGTFTANVLGCFIIGILIGAGVKTEWMTRDMFLLLATGFCGGFTTFSTFSAENINFITTGHYLMAAFYFLGSVIMGFLAVLFGMSLIK
- a CDS encoding acyl carrier protein phosphodiesterase; this translates as MNFLAHIHLSGPERDIQLGNFIGDFVKGNQLTEFPTPIQVGIMLHRHIDTYTDTHEVVRESKLKLREDFGHYAPVIVDVFYDHFLARDWQKHHSQDLKSFTEDFYKLAKSREADLPPRASKMLSYMSADNWLYNYQFIEGIKWTLTGMSRRTSFNSHMELAHKTLEAHYDSFEKEFNIFFPELIHSSNQFLDELKNRFSL
- a CDS encoding tellurite resistance TerB family protein, whose translation is MSRSQLQILVQLAKIDGVVSQDEIDLIRQVGKANGLTEEDIATAFDETHEVGNLADLTDDEKYEYMYRVVQLMKIDGRLYKEEITYCAKMASKMGYNEDVLYHLITKIYSDPHVSADKDALKKKVQKYLIKD
- a CDS encoding helix-turn-helix transcriptional regulator; the encoded protein is MTNSIKVERARHNFTQADLAHKVGVSRQTINSIETGKFIPSTLLSLKIAHVFNEKVDNIFSLEDDDWEA